ACATGGTGACCCGGCGCACCGACCTTCAGGCCGACAGCGCGAAATAGCCGTAGCGGGGTGGACGGGATATGCCTTTCAACGTGACGGTTGACCGCCTGGGTCCCGCCTCGACCACCGGGCCGGCCAAGCCCCCGGATCAGGGGTAAATCCCGCCCGGGCTGAACTCCGGCGCAACCGCTGTGCAACCCGGGCGCTGGAGATTTATTTGACAGAATTCGATAATGTTTTATTTTTGTTGGAGATATGTTCGGCATTCCGATCCTGTCACGACGGACTGACCCCGGTTGGGCAGGATTTCAGTCTTACGGACCAAGGCGACCCGGTTTTGCGCCTTGCGGCGGAACGGGTTGCAGGACAGGCATCCGGCCCGATCCGGTCAGGAATCCCGGGAAAGGAGGGATTGCCGCCCGGAGGCCTGCGGTGTGGTCGACCCGGGCTCCGTTGCGCCGCTGTCATGCCAGGCTGTTGCATCGAAGATGAGCGAGGCCGGTTTGTCTGTTTTTATTCGGAGGTTACACGTCCCTGCCGTTTCCAGGCTCCCAACCGGGACCCAGGGCAGGGCGGCTGAGTTCAAGTCTGTTCCCCGGATATTCAGTCCGTGGAGATCACAATCAAAGATGGAGACAAAGATGTCCAAAGGTATCAGGGCCGGTGAGTTGGCTGTCGTATCCGTTTTGGCGCTGCTGATGGCGTTGGCGCTGGCCGTTTCGGCCTGCGGCGGTTCATCGGCCGGCAAGGTGACCGCCGGTGATACGGTTTCGGTCAAGTACAAGCTGACCCTGGACAGCGGCGAGATGATCGATTCCTCGATGGATGCCCGGCCGCTCAAGTTCGTGGTGGGGATGGGGCAGATGATCAAGGGCTTCGACGCAGCCATGGCCGGGATGAAGCTGAACGAGGAAAAGGCTTTTGTCGTCTCGCCCGAGGAGGGCTACGGCCCGCGCGATTCCTCCCTCATCCGCAACTACCCGCGCAACCTGCTCCCGGCCGATGTTACGCCGGAAGTGGGCATGAGCCTGATGGGTCCGCACGGGAAAGTGCCGATCCTGGCGGTGACCGAGGACAGTGTCCTGCTCGACACCAATCCCCAGTTGGCCGGACAGAACCTGAATTTCCAGGTCAAGCTGATTGGTCTGGCCAAGGGTGTCGCGCCGGCGGCCGAAGCCACGGAAGCGCCCAAAGCCAAGTGAGCCCCGCACGGCCGGGTTGCTCCCCGGCCCGGGTAATAAAACCAGGCCCGGCCGGTCTCCCGAGAAGACACAAGTCCGGGAGGCAGGCCGGGCTTTTTGCCCCATACCGCGCGCGGACCGCGCAGGAGGATACATCGTGGACCCAGCCGCCAAGGGCGACAAAGTCAAGGTGCATTACACCGGCCGCCTGGCGGACGGGACAGTGTTCGACACCTCGCACGAGCGCAATGAGCCGCTGGAGTTCACCCTGGGACAGGGCGCGGTGATCGAGGGGTTCGAGCAAGCCGTGCTCGGACTGAAGCCCGGCCAGAGCCGCCACGTGGAGATACCGCCCGAGGCGGCCTACGGCCCGCACCGTGAGAATATGACCACCCTGGTCGACCGCTGCCAGCTCCCGCCGGACCTCGACCCGCAGGTCGGACAGCATCTGGAGGTGAGCCACGCCAACGGCAACATCCTGCTGGTCACGGTGACAGAGGTGAACGACGAGATGGTCCGTCTGGACGGGAACCATCCCCTGGCCGGAAAAACTCTGTGTTTCGAGATCGAACTGCTGGCTATCCTTTGAGTGCTCCGGAGCCTAACCCATGGTCACGATCAGCCGCAGCCTGAACCTGGTCAGCACCCCCTGCCCGATGAATTTTGCGCTGGTCAAGCAGGCATTGGACACGCTGCCGGCCGGGGACTGCCTGGAGGCGATACTGGAGGCGGGCGCCGCCGGGGCGGATGTGGTGGAGAGCCTGAGCGGCCTGGGTTACGATATTGTCTCGGTGGACAGCCGCTCGGAAAATTGTATCAAGGTGGTGGTGCGACGGAGGAGCCTCAGTTCCCAGTCGGTGCGGCCCCGTCGCACCGGGGGCTGCACCAAGGGCCGGCGGGGACGGGGCTGAGTGTTCTATCTGGGTGGAACGGCAGCCGCATTCGCCGCCGAGGTGGTGTCGATAAGAGGTTTCAACCGGCTGTAAATACCTTCGGCCAGAAGGCTGTCCCCGAAACAGGTCTTGTGCACCAGATCCTTGAAATATCTGACCCCATCCCCCCGCTGTCTGTCGAACACCTCCAGCACGTCCACCACCGGCGCCCCCTTTTCCCGGCAGATACCCACCTGGATCAGGTTAATCAAACGCTGATTCATCGCGCTTATCCGGTTCCAGAGCGCCTGATCCCGGCTGCCGGCCGCAGCGGCCCGGTTCAGCGAATCGAGAGCGGTGCGCAGGGCAGCCTCGCAGTTCAGGTCGAGAGCGCCCTCACGCAGCGGGAAATCGATCACCTGGGTGACATAGACAAATTCCGCTCCATGCGCCCGGCAATCCTCGATGATGTCACTGAACACCCTCCGGGTTTGAGTCTCGTCGAAATTCCAGCGGGTCGTGCTTTCCCGCTGCAGGTAAAAATATTTTTCCACCGCATAGGTGTAGAGCATCGAGTTCATGTACAGCGCGCGGTGCAGCGGCCCGATGAATGTATCCCCCAGGGCCTTGATTTTCCTGTTGATCGTAAACCACTCCAGGGCGTTGATCTGCTCGTTGATCGCCTCGTAATAGAGCACCAGGTCGGGCCGGAACAGGAAACCCTTGTAGTTCAGCAGTTCGTCGATCTGGCGTGAATCGTAGGCCGAATGCCCGGCGTTGAGGACCTGGAAACGCCCGGCCGGGCCGGGGTCGGCATTCAGACGGTCCTCGAGCCGGGTGGTGAACAGGTCGTCATCGCCGATATCCTCGCTCTCCACGGTCGAGCCCCCGACCGTGAGAATGCGGAACACGCTATCCGGCTTGGCCAGCGTGACCTCACGGCCGCGCCAGCAGTATGCGTTGTAACGGCAGGGGATGATGTCGTTTCTCAGAGGTGAGAACACGGTGCGGTCGCGGCAGGGGCGCTCGAAACGGCCCTCGCTGCCCCAACTCGATTCCTTCGGCTCCAGTCCCAGAGCGAGGAGTTCTTTCTCCGGAATGAACAGTCCGTGCTGCGGACGCTGTGTCTGCGCCACCTTGATAAAGGGTGTCAGCAGATAGAACAGGTCCTCATCGTGCAGGTGAAAGTATTTGACCCGCGCCGCGGTTTCGGCCGCCACCAGCAGGGCGAGCAGGGCGACTGAAACCAGAGCCATTTTCCGCAGGTATCTCTGCATTCTTCCCCGCTGACACGCTTTGAAAAGGGCCGTTTTGCCCAGAGCCGTACAGGAAGAGAATATAGTAAAACTTATTGCGCTTTGAAGGCAAGGATTTTAGCGGAGTTGGGCCGCTTGACCCCCTGCCGCGACGTCATTATATTAGCCCGAATTTACGGCCGATCCAATCAACTCATTCCAGGTGGATGGCGACGTGCTTTTCAACTCCCTTCAGTTCGTCTTTTTCTTCCCGCTGGTCCTGCTGTTCTATTTCAACCTGCCTGTACGCTGGCGCAACTATTTCCTGCTGGCTGCCAGCTACTATTTCTACATGTGCTGGAAAGCCGAGTACATCATACTAATCGTCATCTCGACGCTGATCGATTACTATGCCGGTCTGGCCATGTCGCGCACCGAGGATCCAGCCAAGCGCTGGAAATACCTGCTGCTGAGCATGCTTTCCAACCTCGGACTGCTTTTCTCGTTCAAGTATTTCAATTTCTTCAACGAAAGCGCACGCGCCGTATTCCAGCACTATAACCTGTTCTACGACGTTCCGGTTTTCAAGCTTCTTCTGCCGGTTGGCATCTCTTTCTACACTTTCCAGACCATGAGCTACACGATCGATGTGTACCGGGGTAAGACTCCGGCCGAAAGCCACCTGCCGACTTTCGCCCTTTACGTCTCCTTCTTCCCGCAACTCGTGGCCGGGCCGATAGAGCGCTCCACCAACCTTCTGCCCCAGTTCTACCGCGTCAATTCCTTCGACCGGCAGCGCTTTCTCAGCGGCCTGCAGCAGATGCTCTGGGGCTTTTTCAAGAAAGTCGTCATCGCCGACCGACTGGCTATACTCGTGAACCGGGTTTACGGCAGTCCGGAGCAGCAGGGCGGCGTGGCCCTGCTTATCGCCACCTATTTCTTCGCCTTCCAGATATATTGCGATTTCTCGGGGTATTCCGACATCGCCATCGGCAGCGCGCGGATAATGGGTTTCGAGCTGATGGAAAATTTCCGCCGTCCTTATTTTTCCAAGTCGATCGGTGAATTCTGGCGCCGCTGGCACATCTCGCTTTCCACCTGGTTCCGGGACTACCTGTATATCCCTCTGGGTGGCAACCGGGTGAGCCGAGGACGCTGGTATTTCAACCTTTTCTTCACTTTCCTGGTCAGCGGCCTCTGGCACGGCGCCAACTGGACCTTTGTCATCTGGGGCGCCCTGCACGGGTTCTACCTGCTGTTCTCGCTCTGGACCGAGAAAGCCCGCTACGCCCTTGTCTCGGCCCTGGGACTGCTCAAGCGGCCCGGGCTGCTGCGCTTTCTGCGCGTGGTGACGACTTTCCATCTGGTCCTTTTCTCCTGGGTATTTTTCCGGGCGCGGAACCTGGAGCAGGCCCTGACTATCCTTAAAAAGATTGGCCGGTTCAGCGGTTGGGATCAGTTCCGGCGCATGCTCGCCACGCCGGGCAAGACCGAATTCCTGCTCGGACTGAGTAACGGCGGCCTGATCATCGCCACCCTTTCCATCCTGCTGCTCGAAGTGGTGCACCTGCTGCAGCGCCGTGGCCCCCTGGGCGAGCGCATCGCCCCCCGGGGCGGCGTCTGGACCCGCTATGCCATGCTCTACACAATCCTGCTCGTTATAATCGTATTCGGTGAGTTCAACAACAACGAGTTCATCTATTTCCAGTTCTGATCCGTCTGCCCTGCCCGCGCCTTAATCCTTGACTGCCAGACAGCTTGGCCTAAATTATTTCACAGTCCGCAGGTGGCCCGCGCCCCGGCGGTTTCCTCCGCTTATTCTCTCACACAGACATTCCCCGCTGTAAAGTGACCGAACGGCAGTTAAGACAGGGAGACAGAATGGGCAGCCTCGATTACATCATCATCGGCCTTTATTTCGCGATCATGCTCGGGATCGGGTTGGCGCACTGCCGGGTCGCCTCGACCGATGTGCGCTCCTATTTCCTGGGCGGAAACAAGATCCCCTGGTGGATCACGGCCATGAGTTCGAGCATGTCCTCGATCGACATCACCGGCACGATGGTCAATGTCTCCATTTTCTATTTCATGGGCGTGCGCTCGTTCTGGTACAACATCTGGGTGGTGGCCGAGATCGCCATGGCCTGCCACCTGGGACGCTGGATACGGCGCTCGAACGTGGTCACCGCGGCCGAGTGGATGAGCACCCGTTTCGGCAAGGGCTGGGCCGGCGAGCTGCCCCGTCTGACCATCGCCTTTGTCTCCATCGGCCTGTTGATCGGATATGTGGCCTACGCCTTTGTCGGGGTGGGCAAGTTTGTCAGCGCGTTCGTGCCCGCCCTGCACCCCGACCCGACAACCAACGCTCAGATCCTGGGCATCATCGTGATCGCGTTCACCGCCCTGTACGCCATGCTGGGCGGGCTGTTCAGCGTGGCCTACACCGACTTGATCCAGACCTTCATCCTCCTTCTGACCTCGCTCTACATCACAGTCGTGGCTTTCACCAAGGTGGACGCCGCTTTTATCGCCGCCCACACCCCGGCCGGCTGGGAGACCTGGTGGCCCACCGCGCACATCGGCTACATGGCGGACAAGGCCATGGCCGGCTACCCGGCCGGCGCCTGGGAGACATTCTGGCCCTGGGTCATGATGTGGTGTTTCCAGACCCTGCTGGCCTTTTTCAGCGGCCCGGGCTATGGCCAGGGCATGCAGTTCATGCTCTCGACCAAGTGCGCCCGCGACACCTGCAAGCAGGGCGCCCTGTTCAACGCCCTGGCTTTCCCCCGCTGGATGCTGGTGGTTGGGATCACGATCCTGGCCCTGGCCTCGACCAACATCAATTTCAACGATACCGACATGATCCTGCCCCAGATCATCAACGAGGTCATCCCCATGGGGTTCAAGGGTTTCGTGCTGGTCGGGTTCCTGGCCGCGTTCATGTCCACTTTCTCCGTCTCGATCAACAACGGCGTCTCCTACATCATCCGTGACCTCTACACCCGTCATTTCCGGCCCGAGGCCGGACGGCGCGAGTTCATCATCACTACCTACATCAGCTCGATCCTGTTCGTGATAGTGGGGGTGCTCCTGGGCACCAGCATGCACAGCGCCCTGGAGCTGGGGGTCTGGGTGCTGCAGATCCTGGGCGGCAGCATGCTGGTCTCGCTGGTGCTGCGCTGGTACTGGTGGCGGTTCAACGGCTGGGGCTTCTCGTTCGGGATCATGGCCGCGTTCCTTGTGGCGGCGGCCCAGAAAGTGATCCAGGGGACCTACGGCTATGTCTGGCCCGACTACGCCTTCTATTTCCTGATGACAGGTGTGTCGCTGGTGGTGGCGGTGGTGGTGGCTCTGCTTACCCCGGCCACTGAAAAAGAGACCCTGATCGAGTTCTACCGCAGCGTGCATCCGTTCGGCCGCTGGCGCACCGTGGAGAACTGGGTGCTCGAGCGCTGGCCGGCCCACAGCCGCGAGAAAATGTTCGGACTGGACATGTTCAACTGCGCGGTCGGCGGGCTGAATCTTTTCTGCCTCAACCTGATGGTGGTGTTCCTGATGCTGCACAGCTGGAACTGGCTGGCCCTGTTTGTCACCGTGTTCCTGGCTACCGCGGCGATCATGTACCGCACCTGGTACCGCACATTGCCCACGGATTGAGCAGGGGAGATTGAGGAGGCGATCCCATGCGGCATTGCCCGGCCGTGACCGGCCTGGAGGGCGGCGGTCTGGTCCTGGCGGGAGCGCCGGTCAGGCGGACTGTGGCCCGGCGCCCGCTCGTGCCGTTGAGCCGTTCTACGATTAAATCCGGAATGATTACGGGAGGCTGAATTGAGAATCCACTGGATCGGACTGTTTCTTCTTCTCTGCTCTTTCCAGGCCCTGTCCGCTGCGGACAGCACGGCCCGCCGGAGCCTGAGCCTGGACGGCGAGTGGAAAATGCTGCCCCGGCTGTCGGATGTGGGCGAGGGCGGCCGTCACGCTTTCGAGGCCCCCGGCACCAACCGCGCGGCCTGGCGCACGACTCAGGTACCCTCCTGCTGGGAGCGCCAGTTCGAGGACCTCAAGTATTTCGAGGGCGTGGCCTGGTATTTTAGGAGGTTCAATTTCGACGGCGACCCGTCGGCTGTGCACGCCGAGCTGGTGTTCGAGGGTGTCAACTACCTGAGCCGTGTCTACCTTAACGGCAAAACCCTGGCAGACCACGAGGGCGGCTACACCGAGTTCCGGGTGCCGCTGGATGGCGAGCTGGTCAAAGGGGAAAACTCTGTCGCGGTGCGGGTCGACAACCGCCGTCACCTTCTGCGCGTCCCGGCGGATGTGGGCTGGGCCAACTACGGCGGCATCTACCGTCCCGTGCGCCTGGAAATAACCCCCAAGGTACACCTGGCCCAAACCTATGTCCGCACCCTGAGCCTGGGCCCGCAGGGGGCGGTCCTGGAGGCCAGCGCGGTCGTGGAGGGCCTGGGGCGCGACGGCACCGCCCAGGCGGTGTTCAGCCTGGAGCTAAAGGACCGTGAGGGCCGCCCGGCCGGCGCCCTGCGCCAGAACGTGAGCCTGGCCGGAGAGGGCAGCACGCTGCGCGGCACTTTCACGGTGAAGCCCAAGGACACCCACCCCTGGAGCCCGGACAGCCCCTACCTCTACAAGGCGGTGGCGAGCCTGTCCAT
This portion of the bacterium genome encodes:
- a CDS encoding MBOAT family protein — protein: MLFNSLQFVFFFPLVLLFYFNLPVRWRNYFLLAASYYFYMCWKAEYIILIVISTLIDYYAGLAMSRTEDPAKRWKYLLLSMLSNLGLLFSFKYFNFFNESARAVFQHYNLFYDVPVFKLLLPVGISFYTFQTMSYTIDVYRGKTPAESHLPTFALYVSFFPQLVAGPIERSTNLLPQFYRVNSFDRQRFLSGLQQMLWGFFKKVVIADRLAILVNRVYGSPEQQGGVALLIATYFFAFQIYCDFSGYSDIAIGSARIMGFELMENFRRPYFSKSIGEFWRRWHISLSTWFRDYLYIPLGGNRVSRGRWYFNLFFTFLVSGLWHGANWTFVIWGALHGFYLLFSLWTEKARYALVSALGLLKRPGLLRFLRVVTTFHLVLFSWVFFRARNLEQALTILKKIGRFSGWDQFRRMLATPGKTEFLLGLSNGGLIIATLSILLLEVVHLLQRRGPLGERIAPRGGVWTRYAMLYTILLVIIVFGEFNNNEFIYFQF
- a CDS encoding peptidylprolyl isomerase produces the protein MDPAAKGDKVKVHYTGRLADGTVFDTSHERNEPLEFTLGQGAVIEGFEQAVLGLKPGQSRHVEIPPEAAYGPHRENMTTLVDRCQLPPDLDPQVGQHLEVSHANGNILLVTVTEVNDEMVRLDGNHPLAGKTLCFEIELLAIL
- a CDS encoding sulfurtransferase TusA family protein, encoding MVTISRSLNLVSTPCPMNFALVKQALDTLPAGDCLEAILEAGAAGADVVESLSGLGYDIVSVDSRSENCIKVVVRRRSLSSQSVRPRRTGGCTKGRRGRG
- a CDS encoding FKBP-type peptidyl-prolyl cis-trans isomerase, whose protein sequence is MSKGIRAGELAVVSVLALLMALALAVSACGGSSAGKVTAGDTVSVKYKLTLDSGEMIDSSMDARPLKFVVGMGQMIKGFDAAMAGMKLNEEKAFVVSPEEGYGPRDSSLIRNYPRNLLPADVTPEVGMSLMGPHGKVPILAVTEDSVLLDTNPQLAGQNLNFQVKLIGLAKGVAPAAEATEAPKAK